Genomic segment of Danio aesculapii chromosome 25, fDanAes4.1, whole genome shotgun sequence:
AAATTGGTTACTTTATTGTGgagaaacaaataattttttggtTAGCAAAAATCTATTTTACACACCACAGAAAAAAAGGGGGAAGGGCTTAACGTTTTAAGTTTAACATTATCATAATGCAtgttttgtgaataaatatataatttacaaagcgtcatcttaaaaagaaagagacagagagagagcaaAATGAAGTCTCCAAACATTTAAGATTAAAAGTTAGAAATTACTCATTTCATTTTCAGGTTTGTTTACAGATAGGTTACATGCATAAACACAGTTCTCTAAAAAATTGTATCcactaaaaatacaaaataccaaACCAATTTATTACCAAACAATGAATTTTTAACTGCTGCTTGAACACCATCATAAGATAAACAGTTTGTTTTTAGATTTGGTGATAATTTTTGCAGATGTTAAGCAGCAGCTGAAACAGACTGGCATTCAAAAATGAACTTGATTTGTTTGCAATCTACACCGATTCCCAAGATGAATAGGTCATTGTTTGGCAGAGTAACTCTGCAGCTAACATGTGCTTTTAATTGCAGCTGAGTTAATGCAGACTACGATGTCTTATAGATTTTCAGCTGAGAATTAATCAGCTAAACTAAATTATTATCCAGCCTGTCATCAAAATGCTAAAGATCAGTTCCTGACATAAAAAGGGGTAGCTTatgccaaaaatgaaaactgtcgtCAACTTCACAGTCTTTTAAGTTTTACACTTTGTGATCTCTCATACTGCACGCCTGACACCATTACCGCTCCCAAAATTTGATCTgacatatttattacattataattactgtaattCCAGACTTTCGTGCAGATCCTGCACGCATTTACAAAATCAAACTGTTTCAATTGACTCCAAGAAGATCATCACCGAAAAACAAAAGTCAAGTTGTCGCCACAGTGAGAGGAATCTGTGCGAGCGTTAGCCAGTGCTTTAATGAAGTCAAGGCTTTTGTAATGCAAACAATCGCTCTTGACGTTATCTGTTGTTGATGCACTGTAACCATCAACTCCAGATGTCCCTTCTCCAGTCTGAAAATCTGGACAAAAGCCGGCAAATCACTTACATTGGGTTTCCCACACAATTTGCCTCATTTGTGTTATATAACTGTTAGGAAAGAGGTTGAGTGCACTTGTCTGTTCTTTTATCACAATTACATAATAACCACTACCACAACATGCAGATGTGCCGGCGTAACGATCGCTAATGTGGTACTCAAACCCATCTGACAGGTCAAATGTTTCTGTAAGATGGTTTATGGAAAAATTGGAGTGTTTACACAGACAGCGACACCGATGGGCTGAATCATCCCAGAGGGATTTCAGACCCTGACATCTAAAAGGGCACCGCACAATAACCGTCCTGTCCATAAATGGTAAGACTTGATTTGTGCTAATAAAACCAGGAGTTGGATTGTAATTCCTCTATTAAAAACTTGTAAAGCGAACATTTTAAAGACAATCACTTCTGTTTGGAATCTGTAAACACTGGTTTGGGGATTTTCAAAAAATTAAGAGAGAATTGGATGCAACAGTTTCCATTCTTGCTTAGTGCCTTGGACTATTAAAGCTTCAATGTTTATATGGTTGTTACAACATTTCTCgaaatgacattttcagtttgtTGTGGGGTCACCACATCTCTTTAAAATCAACATTTGAGTTGAGACTGTTAACAAaggatgtttttaattttatatccaTTGTGTCAATGTGGCTATTCAAAACCCTTTGAAGGAAAGTTCATTCATTTTGGTGTTTGGCAGCCATCTTGGTGATCAAACTGCGGAACTATTTGTAGTCAAGCGAtctatcagaatggggaaaaataaatgtCTCAGAATATGCTTGACTAAATGGCATGCAATTAAATAGGAAATCTCCTGTTAACAATATCATCACAGATGCTTCAGAGTCCATGCAGTATTATACTTCATAGCAGACGCCTGAAAACAATAATGTGTCTCATAATTGTAATTTGTATGTTTTATCTTGACATACATCCGATTGACACGGtttctgaaatgagaaaaaaatataggGTGGTGCATGATTTTGTCTATTGAAAAccgattggattgttggaagatggaCTTTACTTTCAAAATGGAGGAACATTTCAATCTTGGACTATTACGCTTCATTGTTTATATGGTTGTTACAACATGTCTCGTAATGACATTTTCAGGTTGTTGTAGGGTCGCCACATCTCTTTAATACCAACATTTTAGTTGAGACTGTTAACAAAAGATGTTTTTCATTTTACATCCATTGTGTGGATGTGGGTTTTACCAAAATCCTTTGAATGAAAATTCTTTATTTTGGTGTTTGGCAGCCATCTTGGTAACCAAAGTGCAGAACTATTTGTAGTCATGCGAtctatcagaatggggaaaaataaacatctCAGAATATGCTTGACTAAATGGCATGCAATTAAATGAGAAATATCCTATCAACAATATCATCACAGTCCATGCAGTATTATACTTCACAGCGGATGACTGAAAACAACATTGTGTTTCATAATTGTAAGGAAAAACAAGCTTGTGTAATTAAGCCATGTTTAAAGTTGACAAGAAGATAATATTGTCCTTTTTTCCCCAATCTTCACATACATCCGATTGACACGGTTTCAGAAATGGAAAAATTTTTTTAGGATAGTGCTTGATTTCGTCCTTTGAAAAccgattggattgttggaagatggacattattttcaaaatggaggAAGATTGTTTATCTGGTTGTTACAACATTTCTTGTAATAACATTTCAGTTAGTTGTGGGGTTGACACATCTCTTTAAAATCAACATTTGTGTTGAGACTGTTAACAAAGgatgtttttcattttatatctATTGTGTGGATGTGGGTATTACCAAAATCCTTTGAGTGAAGGTTCATTCATTTTGATGTTTGGCAGCCATCTTGGTAACCAAACTGCAGAATAATTTGCAGTCACgcaaatggggaaaaataaatatttcagaatatgcTTGACTAAATGGCATGCAATTTAATGAGAAATATCTTGTCAACAATATCATCACAGATGCTTCAGTCCAAGCAGTATTATACTTCACAGCGGACACCTGAAAACAATAATGAGGACAAAACGAAGGAGGATTTGAATCTTGGACTATTATGGATTCATTGTTTATATGGTTGTTACAACATTTCTCATAATGAAGGTGTTTCACAATGGTAAGAAAAAAATTTGAGTGTTAaattaatacatgtttaaatTAGAGTAACAAACATATACAgcaccttcaaaaaaaaaaaaaaccaatactTTGTTCACACAGCTTTGAATCTTCTGTGGCTTGGATGCATATGTCAGTGTGTGTGGCGTGCTGCTTTATTGGCAGGATGTTGGGAAGCTGCTGCCATCAGATCCTCGTGCATATGCATATCTGCACATGTGAGAAAGGATATGACATATGCATAGAATGCATTGTGTGTTCTAGATTAAAGACTGATCGTAACTGGGATGGTTTTGATTAAACGTCAGAGTCAGCCAATGCAAATGACTTTGACAAATCATATTCTATTTCTTAGTTCTGACACCCTTAAAAAGGGTTCAGTATCTGAAAACATTAAACAGCAGATATTGTAACCCAGCTTAATCAAGTTAAAATAAcaacaagacaaaaaattaaatcaaatttaaaccaTTAACCCAACAATGATTGtgcaaaaaatattatagtttCACAAATTACCTCAAACTGTAAAGTGTGGGTTGACTACTGCAAAAATGAGAAATGCATCATAGAGTAAATAAAAATAGTGTAATAATTTTAGGAACAcaactggaaaacaaacaaataacaagaTTGTCTGTTGTTGTATATCATCATGGCAAGAGCAACACTGCACAAAATTCACGATTTTTCCCCCTTTAAAATCTGACAGTACTTAAAACAAGATACATTTACACTATGGTACCTTGGAAGAGATATAAACGTTGTGTGTTTAATGCAAGTGCATTTAGGTCTTTAAATTTGCACTCTTCAAGAGACATTCACTAAAAAAGCCTTACGCAGTAATAAATATATCCTGCTTTAAATctcaagttttatttgtttatcccTAACAATCAATAACGATATACTGAACATATTCTGATTATTCTCATAGGAGGTTCTTACACTCCTCTGTTGAGAGTCATCATAGAGCATCGCCCCTCTCTGAGCTCTCACACTTCTATAAAGGGAGGTGGTCCTCCAATCCCTCCTGTTCCTTCTCTCTCATACACTTCGACACATTGAACAGAACTGCTCACCACAAAGGACACAATGTGGTTTGCTGTGTTTTACATATGGGGAACCATCTTGGCATTTTCTGTATGTGACATCTGCCCAGAAACCTCTGAGGATGCTGCTTCATGGGTAGAACTGAAGCCCCAGGGACACTGCGGGGACGAGGAAGACTTCTGCCCTTATCGGCTCACCCTCCCTGCTCTCTCCATCCAGCTGCCCAGGCCTTTTAGGGAGCTGGAAGAAATGGCTAAGGAGCTGCAGAACCTAAAGGAAGTTGTGAACCAGCTAAGGAGAGACTGCCAAGAATGTAAGGACAGGCACAGTGATGGGAGGGGTGGATGGACAGACCATAGGGACGAAGAGGAAGGGAGACATCAAAGTTTACGGCATAACATCAGTATCAAGAACACACAAAGTCTTGATGGAGAAAAAGTTGCTCAAATCTTCTCTTCAACCTTACCACAGGGAGACACATCAGAAAGTGAAGGAACCATCAAGGGGTCTGAGAAAAGGCCCAATCATTCGATTCTGGAAGTTCGGGAATGGGATATTAATCCGAGGATTGATCTAAACCAAGGTACAACAGATCGAACATCGGAGATgaatagaaatgtaaaaatatttaacccCTTACTTGATGAGGTACCTGAGGATATTTCAAAGGTGCCTACACCTGTAGGGACAGAAAAGGAACTAAAGCGCAGTGGATTAGCAGAACCGTCCCTTCCCATGAAAAAGGATGATATACAATTTGTAACTCATGTGAAACAGCAGCCAAATGTTCTCAGGGATGGACATTCAGGGAACATAAGTGACATTCTGACATTGAGAAGAAGAGTGCAGAATGCGCCTGATCCAGATGGATTAAGAGATCCTAACATAAGGACATCAGATTTAAGCACATCAGCAGGGAACAGAAGAGTTCTAAACTTTTCTGGAGCAGGTAGACCATTGAGGCCAAGGGGTTCCTACATAAACAGTAGAGTTGTCAAAGTTAACAATGGAGACAGATTGAAGAACCCTGCTGTCATGAGAAAAACTAATCCACAAGTTGAGGAAACGATGGATACGATTCAGCCAGAAGAGGCTGGCTTTTCTCCAGCGAGGAGTGGCATTATGCGGGTAAAGGAAACCAATCCTCATATAGCAAACACAAAATCTGGGACAATCAGAGGATCAAGTCCATCAACAGATGaccaaaacaaacaagacttcaGTAGGGTTTCTGGTCCCAAAACAGACGATAAACATGTAAGCCAAGTAACTATAGTTAGAGAAGACAATTCAAGAAACATAAACATGACTGAGATTACAAGACTCCCAACAAATCTGAGGAAAGAAAAACAAGGTAATGTGAGCCACACAGACACAATTAAATCGTTCTCCAGCATTATGAATCAAGCCGAACAGCCAAACACAGTTAAAGAGGAAGAGAAGCACATTGGACTGAGTGAAAGTCTGGTAATTATTAGTAGCTCCGCTGTGAATAGAGAGGACTTGCCTTCCCAGGAAGACAGGTGgaaattgaaaaatatctaaaccCAATCACAGAGGGTAATAACGGACAAATTGGTTCCACAATTTTAGATAAGGCTGACAGAACTCTTAATACAAGGACAGTTAATCCAATGTCTCCAGATCTTACAGATAAGATACAGCCAGAAACGTTCATCGTGGGGGCAATTGAGGAAACAGGTTTTAACTCATTAAATGCAGAAACTGTGAAGGAGGACATCCCAAGCCACAGTAAAGGCACTTATTCAGAAGACTTTGTGAAGCCAACTATTGTCCCAACTGTAAAGAGCAAAACAATAAATAGTAATGTAAGAATGACCAGTAGGTTTAAATCACCTGTGGGAGGCCATGGGGCAAGGAGAACTTCAATAACTCCACTCAAAGTTATGCCAGAACAGCCTCAGAACAGCAAGAAAAACATCAGCATGACACACGAAGTGAGGCAAGAAGTAAAGTACGTAATGCCAAGCCTTCTAAGTAACCCAGACACCACTGTGATGTCTCCTACAGGCCCCAAACTGAGACCTAATGCGACAGGAAAAATGTCAGCAAACAGAAGTGTTGGGGTACCTTCAAAATTGCCTATCCCAGTTAGAAATGGaaatattcccaggaaaaacgTCTCAGGAATAATGAAACCAATTTATACAAGGAGGAAGCCAAACTTTCAAACTGAGATGAACACAAACAGAGGCATCAAGACAAAGGTAAGCACAAGGAATCATTCTTCAGCCCCACTGGTGTAACACCTATTGTAGGAAGGGATGAAATCAAACACATCCCACAGGTGATAACATCAAATGTACTGGATAATCATCGGTTGAAAAACAACATTACAGAACCAAAATCACAACCAGAATCTCAAAATGCAGGTGACTTCAGAGATTTGGATAAGGTTCAAGAAGCTATGAACAGAGCTGAAGACAACAGTGAGATTTTGTTGATCTCAAATCATGAGAACCATTCACAGGATCCTAACACAATGCAAAGTGGCACAAGAAATTCACCAGCTGGAGAAAAAGAAAGATCGATCATTAGTTTGGGAGGTGCAAATAGTAATGGTCAAAACCCATCTGAAGGGGACAAAATCAGCAGTGGGAAAAAAAGGCCAACTGCATCCACCTTAAAGAAAGAGTTACCTAAGAAACCAGGTGCATCTCTGTTTATAACATCGACTGACTCTTTTACGGACACAGAGCATGGAGACAGTACGAAAAATATTCACATAGTGACAAACACACATGTTGAAACCTCTAAAAATCTCAGTCGGGATACACCCAGAAGTTTTGAAAATACTGGACCGGCACCAAATGTGAGGTCAACTGTATTACATAATAattggttaaaaaacaacaatacagaGTCAAAGTCCCCTTCAATCTCTCAAAACGCAGCTAATGTGCAAGATTTGGCTAAACTTCAACAAGGTAAAACACAAGTTAGAGACAATAGTGAAGCTGTGTTGATTTTTAACACTGAAAACAGAGAAGAGGATACAAACATACAGCAAAGTGAAGGATCTAATTCACCTACTGGCAAAAAAGAACGCAAAACATTTAGTTTGGGAACAGCTGATAAAGTGGATAAGAAGAAAAAAGGGCCAAACGCACCCACCTTGAAGAAGAAAGAGTTATTTAAGGAACCAGGAACAACACAATTCACAAACTCAACAGTTTCTTTTACAGACACACGCCACAGAGACAGTACAAAAAACAATGGTTCAGTGACAAATGCACATGTTGAAATGCCTAAAAACGTCAGTCGGGACACACCCATTAGTTTTGAAAGTATAGGAGCAACAAAAGAACTGGAACATATTAAGCTTAATAAAGACAGAGTAGATGAAATCCCTGGAGATGTATTATCTAACCCAAACACTGTGGACACAGCCAATAGTTATAGTGGAGGGAAGTTTGCAATACCAGTTGTTTTGGAAACGCTTACAAATACTGAAGAAATCAAGGGCTCAAAACTTTTCTCACTTAGCCCTGAGGACACAGCTGAGGGATTTAAATCCCATGCAGTCAGCGATGAggtaacagagagagagaaagcagaaaACAAAGTCCACAGCACCTGCCTTGGTAATTGTAACACTACATCAACTCCACACTCACAACCCAGTACAAGCCAGACCAGGACTCCATTGGCATATGGAAGAGGTGAGGAATTTTCTTACCCAACACATGttcttaatgtttatttaaaacatttcaacCAAGTTGAAGGAGTATTTGCTCTTAATTCACACTCAAGAAAGCACTCTAGAGTGTTTAGAGAATGGCAGCAGCGCATGTTTATTTGACACAAAGCTTACGGTATAGTGGAATAAGTCACAGTGACGCTTTGTATAGATTGCACCAAAGGTTTCAGGAGAGTTCAAATAGGGACATCTCTCCAAAAATAACCACAGGTACAGGGAACTCAGACAAACAAGGAATCCTGAGACCCCACAATTTATCTTGGGAGTGTGATAGGGTTCCACATTATCCATAACAGGGATAAGTGGACTTGGATTCTCATCTGAATAGCAGATGTTGTGGTTTTTGTGAAGAGGACCAGCTGTAGGCGTCTTCTTTTGTCTGATGTATCAGGATGTGGTGTCTTTGTTGAGCTTGAGTAAAGGCTCAAAAGCTCAAACAATTTTCAGCAATGCATAATTAAAGCATGCTGACTACTTACTAACGATACTGTGCAAAATTTACTCATGTATTGACTGGAGACCAAAATTTATCTTAGTGTTGCTTCATGTAAACtcttaataaatgactaaataattcCAGGTGGTCAAAAACAAACCCTCTAAAATATTAAGTCCACAGAGCGCAGCTTTGTTGTTGACGCATCATATGATCCAGAGATTCAtctgaatgtttatttttttcaatttcaacCCCATTGGGTTTATTTGTACTGAGCTTTCCGCAATGTTCCCACAAAGTATTTTGTGAAGCACTTTcacaaataaaaatgcttttgtgaATGTAAACAGCTTCTCTCGTTGTAACATGACAACAGCAAAGAAATTCTCCCTGTAAGACATGCACATAAATACAAGCATGCAGATTTATGTTGTTTACACACGGTAATAGCATATTTCTTCAACAGTGGGGTGAAGTAACCTCAAATGATTTTTATGATCCACAGAAAAAGGACCTGCTCAAGACTGCGCTGATCACATTACAAAATCTCAAAGGAATGGTGTATACAGAGTAACGCCGCAACCAAAAAACACATTTCCTGTTTTCTGCGACATGGCGTCCTCGGGTGGAGGTTGGACGTTGATTCAACATCGCTTTGATGGTAGCACAAGTTTTAATCGCACATGGGACGAGTACAAGAATGGATTTGGGAAACTAATAGGAGAGTTCTGGCTTGGCAATGACAAGATTCACTTGCTGACAAAGGCGAAAAACATGTCCTTGCGAATTGAAATCGAAGATTTCGAAGGGATCAGAGAATACGCCCAATATGACCACTTCTACGTAGCAAATGAGAGCCAACAATACCGCCTGTCCATAGATGGCTACTCGGGTACAGCTGGCAATGCCATGCAATTTAGCAAAAAGTACAACCATGACCAGAAGTTCTTCACCACTCCGGACAGAGACAATGACCAGTATCCCTCAGGAAACTGTGGAGCCTATTACAGCTCAGGCTGGTGGTTTGATGCATGCATGTCTGCAAACTTAAATGGGAAATATTATCAATCAAAGTACAAAGGGGTACGTAATGGAATATTTTGGGGTACGTGGCACAACATTAACATGGAATATTACCCAACTAATGAAAGACAATCTTTTAGGACTGTTAGAATGATGATTAGACCAAAAAACTACTCCAACTAATACTAATACCAAACAGAACTAAATTAAGCTGTCTTTTGAATTCATAAACTGCTGCATTAATACCAGATTTCAGTGTGGTGTCAGAAAATTGGTTTAGTAACTATGttgtttaataaactgtaaacataagCATTGATTTACAAAACTTAGCACTTTTGTGATGCTTTGAAAATAATGTAGTGCATAAGCAATGAAAATATGCCATTTACAGGTTCAGCTGTTATTttgtatattgtatttttgtaagtCTGGGGCAATCCATGGCTGTTTACACGGATATATGCTCTTTTTTTCCCAATGCAAATGTTTTACGTTAAATAAAAGCATCTGTAATTTTGTTGTACCATTATTGAAATTTTCAATTGAAACTAAGTACTATTTTCCATCATTGTAAGACGAAAAGGGGTTCCaagcatttattttcttttaaattagaATGTGtcctatttaatttagttttttaaagcaaacaaacaaacaaaaaaaactattacacatttttacagaAGATACCTACAAAAAttaactatgtttccatccaaaaatgcgaatgaattttatgcgcaaaactggattatcccataaaagacatgtgaataaagcagcgtttccatccaacgagccaaaacgaacaaaatcgtcacttcctgatcaactggcgcccaatatcaacagtaaaaatggaaggAGAAGCTGCTTCCattttttcttcatctaataaatgactagtgcctcagaaggcaatcctgacacgcagtgaatgctcagtggcatttgaaggtgtcagctgcagagcacagacgctcttgattctggtggtcattaataatataataacactaatacttaaaaggtaaggcattttagaatgaccaaaacaacaattaagatggtttacagtgtgctcagcctggtttgtccatttacacatttttatcatcacatgatctcttataacaaaatcgcatgaccttttttattgcgtatactgaaatttgtgcagtaaaagtgtttccatcgtattTTAAGCGTTTAATCTttcatcgaataaaaagtttatactactcagttatgcgcatacgttttttatgcgcattttcaaaattcatgcgcatcatggcgtttccatcaaccgttttttttatgcacatattcaaAACGCGCagaaaaaataggtggatggaaacatagctattgagtGAAACAAAAAGGTCTTATCAGGGATATTTAGATCAAGAATCATCCaatgacattaaaataatttaaaaatcattttaaatattcataccaATATTCTTCTAACCAACAGGTTTTACTTTTGCCTATTTATCAAGATGTTTTTcatacttaaaatatatattcttgcAATTTTTTCTCAAAGGTCAGAATAAGTCTGCTGCTTCAGTTTTACATAAAAATGTGTTATGCTGAATGAGGATAGAACTTGCTTTATCTATATATTGACTTTTTTATCTCGAAAAGATATTTAAAGCAATAAAGCAGACACTTTAATTGCATTTACATAAAAAAGTCACAAAAttttgtatatgtaaaataatgcaGACACTGAAATGGGGCACTGACCCACATGTGCAAACCCGCCAAAATGCACCTTATATAGTAGAACTGTTTTGTAGTATCAATTAGGTTTTTTGAGAGCATAGTGATTGTGCCAATTTTAGCTTGTTCTCATTTCATTTTGttaaatacaaacatacataaaatacagaatattacaaaacaaaaatgtttacatatatttttatatctaagataaaatattttacataaatatattcaaatactgtatatacacacgtgtgcatttatacattcataaccagtgttggggtaacacattacaagtaacacgGGTTACttcataatattacttttttaagtaacggacaaagtaacacattacttaaaaaaaataagtaataatattttagttattttttagattaattaatccacttttaaaaaaatagtttgctgaattaaaattagtgtaatcaagcagaatcacactcaatgagaaAATGAGCTCACCATGGAAACAGACACAAATCAAGATgacagagccttacatttctgtgatggaagtttTCTAATTATTTTGAACGCATGGAAGAAAAGGATTACAGTCTCAATGGACAGGGATTTTGAAgattattttataacaaaaatacaaaggtAGCAAACACATTTCAacttttattaatctgtatatacaatATGTATAGCGTCAAGACGTTTtcagaaggtaacattattcagtttttttttaaataattttttaaaggtaaattaaGGTCTTAGGTAGTTATAAGTTATAGTGTCGTTAAATGCAGAggtcctctatttaaaaaatcaaaaaccctgcaagttctgaaagagataccagcctcaggcaggtatgaagaataactcaaaagtaacgtaacacattactttctataaaaattaactaagtaaaggaactagttacttttttggggagtaaatcaatattgtaatgcattactttcaacagtaactttccccaacactgtttataACAAATATGCACAGCACAGACATCTGTTATGTAAATacaatttttgattaatattttgaCAGCATTAGTTTCTAAATTTACATCTTCTGAGTCTTGATGAATTGACATTTTCTCCACATAAAGCCATGGTCATACTGCTCTTTTCTCCCCATAGCTTTCCATTCACACGCAAGGAAATGCATGTGACAAGTTTTGAAAGTTCCTGCATTCCAAAGTGCAAGCTTGGTTCAAGCTCTGACCTGCGAATTGACCTCTCTGtacacaaatgtaaaaatatggaGCATTCACTCATTTTTTCAATGTCACATTTTATCTTACCCATTTCCAAAGTACTGTATAtgggcctgtcacaataatcaatatatcaacttattgCAAAACACACGGACATGACCTCATTCATTTTTGGTGATAACCAAATTCTAGCAACATAGTTTATTTACATGTGGGTGTctgaaaattgaaaataaatatggtagcagatatcgcaacctctgttacttttttgttaaaatttcAGGAGTTCACTGCTTGAtactaatagcaggtttggcatccTATCCtgggagaaaaccctgagcttggagataattgagcccagggttcccgcctggtcatttAGCATGTAAGGGGGCTCAGAGATCagatctcgagagctccccctggtaaaggagaaaaagggggagatggggtgtgtgggaatataaatttatataatctagttccaaattagcaataatctatatataactgaaaagttatattctttttTATACAGACCTTAAAATCTCCTGGTTTCCTGAGCACTggctgtctccaaagtaatgcaaactgtcagtttcacagcacagcTGTGTCTATTGTTTAACAAATGGCAAAGTAACACTTTCAAGTCAGTCAACTGGTCTGACAggttctgtctccagaacatcctttgcacactttttttttcatgcttaaaatgtattgtgaacaggtacttatatgctgatgagatcggggctggaaaggcaatttacccttcggacaacaacacttta
This window contains:
- the fgl2b gene encoding fibrinogen alpha chain, encoding MWFAVFYIWGTILAFSVCDICPETSEDAASWVELKPQGHCGDEEDFCPYRLTLPALSIQLPRPFRELEEMAKELQNLKEVVNQLRRDCQECKDRHSDGRGGWTDHRDEEEGRHQSLRHNISIKNTQSLDGEKVAQIFSSTLPQGDTSESEGTIKGSEKRPNHSILEVREWDINPRIDLNQGTTDRTSEMNRNVKIFNPLLDEVPEDISKVPTPVGTEKELKRSGLAEPSLPMKKDDIQFVTHVKQQPNVLRDGHSGNISDILTLRRRVQNAPDPDGLRDPNIRTSDLSTSAGNRRVLNFSGAGRPLRPRGSYINSRVVKVNNGDRLKNPAVMRKTNPQVEETMDTIQPEEAGFSPARSGIMRVKETNPHIANTKSGTIRGSSPSTDDQNKQDFSRVSGPKTDDKHVSQVTIVREDNSRNINMTEITRLPTNLRKEKQGNVSHTDTIKSFSSIMNQAEQPNTVKEEEKHIGLSESLVIISSSAVNREDLPSQEDSPTGVTPIVGRDEIKHIPQVITSNVLDNHRLKNNITEPKSQPESQNAGDFRDLDKVQEAMNRAEDNSEILLISNHENHSQDPNTMQSGTRNSPAGEKERSIISLGGANSNGQNPSEGDKISSGKKRPTASTLKKELPKKPGASLFITSTDSFTDTEHGDSTKNIHIVTNTHVETSKNLSRDTPRSFENTGPAPNVRSTVLHNNWLKNNNTESKSPSISQNAANVQDLAKLQQGKTQVRDNSEAVLIFNTENREEDTNIQQSEGSNSPTGKKERKTFSLGTADKVDKKKKGPNAPTLKKKELFKEPGTTQFTNSTVSFTDTRHRDSTKNNGSVTNAHVEMPKNVSRDTPISFESIGATKELEHIKLNKDRVDEIPGDVLSNPNTVDTANSYSGGKFAIPVVLETLTNTEEIKGSKLFSLSPEDTAEGFKSHAVSDEVTEREKAENKVHSTCLGNCNTTSTPHSQPSTSQTRTPLAYGREKGPAQDCADHITKSQRNGVYRVTPQPKNTFPVFCDMASSGGGWTLIQHRFDGSTSFNRTWDEYKNGFGKLIGEFWLGNDKIHLLTKAKNMSLRIEIEDFEGIREYAQYDHFYVANESQQYRLSIDGYSGTAGNAMQFSKKYNHDQKFFTTPDRDNDQYPSGNCGAYYSSGWWFDACMSANLNGKYYQSKYKGVRNGIFWGTWHNINMEYYPTNERQSFRTVRMMIRPKNYSN